Part of the Sphingobacterium sp. LZ7M1 genome, CTTGCCCAATGGATACTTTAGACCATCTGCACTCACTAAATCCATAGTCACTGATCCAATCAAGATTTCCACTTGAGCCTTCACAGGTATACGATTGCCATCATTGGTAACCCAAAGATACAAACGACTGCTCTTTTTAAAGATTCTTCCTGGAGATATTTCTGGACTAAGCTTGATACATTCAAGTTCTCCCAATACCGACTTTACCTTTTCAACCCCAATATACTCAACACCAAGCTGTGCAACCTCATCGTTCAAAAAGTAAGTGATCTTAAATTTATCGCCAGACTTTAAGCCTGAAAAATCTAGGTTCCTGGAAAAATAATATGCAGATACCAAATCAAAAGTCTGCTGGGTCGGACTGGTGAAAGTACCTTTTTTACCCTTTACCTTCTTGGTCTTATGATCAAATGTCGCATATTCTACCCTACGATAGTTGTTCTCCCTGATATTCTCGGTATAGAGAATAGGAAGGAAGTTGGACTGATCTATATAGGAATCATACTGGTTCTTGACCGTGTAAAATTTGGAAAATGCTCCAGAGGTCTGCCCAAAGGCCGACAAATGGATAGCATCGTTGATCCCAAAACTATATTTTGACTCCTGAACTGAAAGTGTTCCAGTTGCTGCCGAAATAAAACCATATCTAAGCTTATATTTTAATATTTCGCCGGGCTTGAAAGTAGGTTCTTTTAAATAGGGTAGCGTTTGTCCAATGACCGTAGTCATCAAAAAAACACTGAATACAATTAATGAAATAAATCTTTTCATACGGGTTTGACAGCAATTATATTGGAAAGTTTAAGATTTTCGCTTGAATACAGGGACAGTGGAACAAGGTTCTCCGTACATGACGCTTTTGGCAACCTTGCTTAATTGTGTTGTAAATGTAACAAAGGCTGACTCAGGTACCGGAATATCCCCGCAACCTTTTACTACGATGCGTTGGTCCTGGTACTGACTATAGTCCAGGGTAGAAAGGGCATGGTCAAATAAGATCTTGCGCACATAGTCCTCATCCCCAAAATGGATCGATAAGGCTTGATCAGCTAATTTGGTAGATAGGAGCATATAGGCCCAGGTAGGCACAATCGCATCTGCAGAACAGATTATCCCGATATGTTTGTCCTTGTATTGGGTCCAGTCATGGGTTTTAATGAATTCCCTGAAGTCTTTTTCCTTAAGGATCAGACCATGGAATAAATTATCCTTGATATCATAAATTTCAATAGCGGCTTTTGGAGCATGCTCTGCCAAATCAATCGTTATCAACCCGCTCTGAGCGACCTTGTTTATTATGTTTTCTTGAATGTCCATTTCTATAAAAATAAAAAAAGCTGGATAACATTCGTCATCCAGCTACAAATTTAATCAATTCTATGTTAATAGAATTTAATACGATTGTCAACAATCTTCGCATTGTCCTGTAGGGCTTTCAAGATAGTTCCCCATGAGCGTTGCGATTTTGCTTCTGTGATCTGCTTTTGTTGTGTAGTCAATTCCTCGCCAGCTAATGCCTTAGGATTTACAAAACCTGCCACTTGAACAGCATAGATGCCTTGTTTTCCTTCGATAGACTTAGATGGTTTGTTTGGCTGAAGACCAAATACTGTACCTACGACAGCATTCTCAACAGCTACGCCCGGAATTACAGGGTTCGCTAAAACAACATTGTCTACTGTCTGAACATTCTTGCCTAATTTCTGAGCCACCTGATCGATGTTCCCAGCTCCGGACAATGCATTGTTCATTTTCTCCTTCAACATGCGTGCTTTAACTAAATTCTTAACAACTGGCTCAATTAATGTCTTAACTGATTCCAATGGCTGGATTCCCTTTGGTTGAATGTTGGTTACCCTTGCAACGATAAAGTTATCCGTAGTTTCATAAACCTTGTCGCTAACCTCTCCGTTTTTAGCCTCAAAAGCCCAACGGATTAACTCTCTAGGTACTTCAACTCCACCTAACATATTGTCCATAGCAACAGTACGGTCGTTTTTCAAGATCTCAACGTTTTGTTGTTTCGCGATATCATTGAAATTATCCTTGTTTGCTGCTGTGTAGAATTGGTTCGCTTTAGAATATGCAGCATCTGTAGTTTCTTTTCCTGAATTGATGCTCTTGTCTACGATAGCAAGTTTCGCAATTTGAGAATTACCGATCTGTCTGTTGATTTTAACGATATGAACACCATAATTGGTCGATACCACTTTCACATCACCAGTTTTACCTTCGAATAAGGTTTCATCAAGCTCAGGGAATGCACCGCGAGTCAATGTACCGATTTCGCCAGCATTGTTTTTGCTGTTAGGGTCTGCGCTGAACTCAACCGCTAGTGCTGAGAAGCTCGCTCCTCCTTGAACCAAGTTCTTGATCGAATCTGCTTTAGCCATGGCCTTATCAACACCACCTTCTGTAGCTGGATTGATCAAGATATGACTTGCATTAACTGAATCTGCACTGTTCTTTACTGCGATTACTTTCGCAATTTCGTAAACATTCTGTGTCAAGAAAGGACCAACAACCGTTCCAGCAGCCGTTTGGAAAGCTACTGAATCCAATGCCGGACTCAATTGACCTTTTGTATAATATCTTACAGGGTATTTGTTTTCTGAATTGATCGTTACGAAGCTTGAATCATTTGTTGAAGCCTGTAATTCTGTTTTCAATTTTTGAATCTCACCTAATACTAATGCTGAGTCAGCAGAATTTGGTTTCGCATCAAACAAAACATACTCTAACGTGCGGATCTCTTCTGGATTTTTGAACGCATTTTTGTTTTTATCGTAATATTCCTTGTAATCTGCATCTGTCAATTTGATCTCTGAATCTTTTACCGATGCATAGTCTAACATGACATATTTGAAGTTTGCAAGTTTATTACGTGAATTGTAATCATATTCAGCTTCTAAAGAAGTGGTGTAGATGCTGTTATTGATCAAGTTCGTGTATTTCTGGTTCAAACGTTCGTTTCTCACATTCTGCAATAAACCTTCCCATTGTGCATTCATCTCCGGGTTAGTTTTCGCTTGTTCAATAACTGCAGAAAGATAGTTTTTGTCAAACTGACCAGTCTGTGGGTTGGTGAAAGCTTGAATGATCTGTGGTGAAGGATTGTTACCGAACAATAAGCTGTTCAATTCTTCCTTACCTACCTGAAGACCGATTTTATCAATTTCTTGATTTAATAAATTCTGTGTTAAAAACTGGTTCCATACTTGCTGTACGGCAAATCCGCGCATCTGTGGCGAGGAAGCTCCTCCCATTTGTTGTTGATACATTTGGCTTGCTTGGTCAACTTGTACATTGAAGTTTTGATAATCTATCCCTTCTCCATTGATACTACCCACTTCATTTTGGCTTCTCTGCCAAAATGGGGTACCAACATTGATGGCATCACCCAATAAAAATGCAACAATTGCCAAACCGATCACGAAAATGACTAAGCCCGCACGGTTTCGCAAAGAGGTCATTAATCCCATAACGATATTCTATAATTTTATGCTAATATTTTAATTAATTTGTTTTTCTTAAAAACAAGGCGCAAGATACAACTTTTATAAAAAAATAAGGTAAAAATTTATATTTAGCCTATTTCAATTTTCTTTTCGCCAATTCCTTCTATTTCTGTTAGTTCCCAAACGAAGGAAGCTGGGAGTCTGCCGATGGAATATGAATGGCAGTACCGTTCATAAATCGAATGTCATTGAAATCTGCATCCGCCGTGAAGGATGTCCCCTGTGCAGAGGTCCGGCCATCATTGTATTCCGCAGTAATGGGTTGACTACCATAGTATTTCTTGTTCTTCTCGTCGTAAATCAATTCTTCCGTCTTGATTATCGTCCCATCCACCTTGGTGATCACTACATTTTTCCGGAATTCGGTCAATCCTTCAATCCTTTTCTGCAAAGCGTATTCGGAGGTTACTCGTTGCATCTCTTTGGCTTGGTCGTCGAAGAAAATAATCAGAACACCTTTCTTGAACTCATAATTTCCGGTACTGTCATGATAAACACGCATCTCAGGAGCCTTTAATTCAGCTTTTACCTTCGCCGAATCACTATATACGACCGTTACATCCTTGGAAATATCCACGGCCTCTTCCTGCTTGATATTTGCCAAGCGATCGATGTCCTTGGTGTCATTTTCACAGGCAATTGACAAGATTGCCCCTAGCAAAACAATTGTTAGGGGCAATATTCTCGATATTTTCATTTCTGCAATGCGCATTTGTTAATCGTAACTTCTTCTGATAAACCAAGCATCATTAATGGTGAACCCTAAGTTGATATTGATATATCGCTCACGGACCAAATTGCTCTTGATCGTTCCTTGTTGGCCAAACTCGGCCGAAATGTTCACATTGGAGAAAGTCCTTCCAAAACCGGTCTCCGGTAATGGTAATCCTAATCCCACCGTAACCGCCATATCATTGATACGTTGCTGGTTCACGGTCATGTGTGTTTTGTTATATCTGAAACCTAAACGGTAATCGATTACTTTTAGATAGTTCAAAGATGTAGGATCCGGTTTGATCTGTCCACCGACAGCAAAACCAATGTTCTTTCCTAAGGCATCTTCTCCCTGACGAACTTGGTACTTCGACCAATCTGCATATTTGAAATCAGCACCTACTGTCCAGTTCACACCTTTGCTGAAGGTAAAACCTACATTATGTCTTAAAGGTAAGTTGATTTTGCGATTGGATAAGACATCTGAATAGGATGTGTCAATTGGAACCTGTTCCGTTATGTTTCCTGTTCCGGTCATCGTACGGGTTACGATCGTAGAAACCTTGCTCTTCACAGAATTATCCAGTGATCCGGAATATCCAATGGTTAAGTTCTTTCTGTTTCCCAATGGGATGAAATATTGCGCACCATAATCATATACAATACCTGTAACCCTTCTGGTATCTGTTTTCGAAGTATTGTAGTAGTCGTAGTTGGAAGGAAACTCAATGATGGACTTGTCATATAGGTTACCAAATAGGAATCCAATATTACCACCAATGCTGAAGTTTTTGAATGGAGACACCCCATAACCAACATAAGCCTTGTTAAGGCCCCCCTCTCCAACCAATTTGGTCAAATAAGGAGTATTGCTGATATCTCTTTTTGCGGAGATGCTATAACCCACATCTGAATAAGGTATCAATCCGAACGAAATACCACCTAATTTTGGTCCATTGTTCTTGTTCAATGAGAAGCCGAAGGCAAAATGACTGAATGCAAAGTCTGCAGTATGGTCAGTCAAGCTGTTTTTCTGCAATTGAGTGACGTTGCCATATAGACCGGCATCCAAAATGGTTCGGTTGAATCCTGAATAGGATGCAGGGTTTGAAATATTTAAAACCGGTAAACCGCCCTGAAATCTTACACCAGCAGAAATCCCACCCATTCCTCGGGTCTGAGGAAGTAGATCTTCGCGCATTTGTCCCAATCCAAATTGGGAATATGGCGAATGTGAGGTAGAGGATTGCCCATAGGAGCGTGTACTCGAGAGTAAAATTGAACTTATTCCTAATAAAATAAGTAAGGACGTATTAGAGTAAAATAGTTTCAACTGTTCTGACATTTTTAAGTGGATTTATCGCTGCATTATTCTTGCAAAATATCTTCTGTTCAAATCAATGCGCCTAAATCTTTTATGATGGCTGTATTATCCGAATTTTTGCTACAAAACTATCTATTTTTTAAATATCACAAGCTTTTTGTTTGTTAAAAAAGGTTAAACACCTATTGGACAGTAGTTTAGAAAAATTGAAAATAGATAATTGTGGATAATATGACTAGATATAGCGTTTCGTAAAACCATTTCACCTTGGCATGCGTGAAAAAATAGGCTAGGTAAATGGATAGAGGGGGTACACAAAGCAAAAAGTGATTGATCGATCTTTCCTGGTTCAAATAAAAGGAACCAAAGATCAATAACAACATGATAAACAATAACTGGAAGCTTTTTCTGATCTGTACAACACTCTTGAAAAAGTTGTCCTTCAAGATAAATAAAAACCCTCCCAACGAAATGACAATAGGGATCAGGACAAAATAATCATGCATATCCATGTTCAGTTTCGTCGGAAATGCATAGGTAAAGGGAAGGAATATCTGATAGAACTCATCCATTCTTTCCAACCAGAAGTAAGCTACCGCCAATAGGAAATAAACCGTTATCACCCCTAATAATGGTGTGATCCATTCCCGCCAGTAAAAAGGGCGGAATATGACTAAGCTTGACCAAATCAACAACAGCATCACGATGAACGGGAAATAGATTAAACTTCCCAATGCCACCAAAAGACCAAGATCAAACATGATCCCTTTAATATCCACGTGCTTGTAGATATTGAACAGCTTTTGGAGCATCCAAATGGTAATGAAATTACAGATTAGGGTAGGCGATAGAACCAAGAATGGGATGAATAGACTCACTAAGGTCATGAACATCAATGACGTCAGGAAGCTAGGTTTTCCCAGTAGGTTGAAATGGTTTACTACCCGATTTAAGGAAAATGCCTGTAGCAAGGTCAGGATCAAGGTGATCAATACATTGCCGGAAGGTGAAAAGTTGGATCCTAAACGGATTCCAGCTAAGCGGTCCAATCCTGGTTCAAATAAAACTGGAGTCAGTTTCTCAGGCAGATGGTAGAACACACCTAGGCATAATACGGTACCAACAAGAATAACGAGAAATACGTTCAGACCCGAAAGTGTTCGATGTTGGTTGATCAGCATAGAATGGTATTCCCTTATTTATCTTTTTCTAGTTTTTTGACTCTTTTGTCTATGCTAAATAAGTAAATGGCAACTGATAAAAAGATTACCAGCAT contains:
- a CDS encoding DUF3108 domain-containing protein — protein: MKRFISLIVFSVFLMTTVIGQTLPYLKEPTFKPGEILKYKLRYGFISAATGTLSVQESKYSFGINDAIHLSAFGQTSGAFSKFYTVKNQYDSYIDQSNFLPILYTENIRENNYRRVEYATFDHKTKKVKGKKGTFTSPTQQTFDLVSAYYFSRNLDFSGLKSGDKFKITYFLNDEVAQLGVEYIGVEKVKSVLGELECIKLSPEISPGRIFKKSSRLYLWVTNDGNRIPVKAQVEILIGSVTMDLVSADGLKYPLGKRVSYSK
- a CDS encoding DUF2480 family protein; the protein is MDIQENIINKVAQSGLITIDLAEHAPKAAIEIYDIKDNLFHGLILKEKDFREFIKTHDWTQYKDKHIGIICSADAIVPTWAYMLLSTKLADQALSIHFGDEDYVRKILFDHALSTLDYSQYQDQRIVVKGCGDIPVPESAFVTFTTQLSKVAKSVMYGEPCSTVPVFKRKS
- a CDS encoding SurA N-terminal domain-containing protein — its product is MGLMTSLRNRAGLVIFVIGLAIVAFLLGDAINVGTPFWQRSQNEVGSINGEGIDYQNFNVQVDQASQMYQQQMGGASSPQMRGFAVQQVWNQFLTQNLLNQEIDKIGLQVGKEELNSLLFGNNPSPQIIQAFTNPQTGQFDKNYLSAVIEQAKTNPEMNAQWEGLLQNVRNERLNQKYTNLINNSIYTTSLEAEYDYNSRNKLANFKYVMLDYASVKDSEIKLTDADYKEYYDKNKNAFKNPEEIRTLEYVLFDAKPNSADSALVLGEIQKLKTELQASTNDSSFVTINSENKYPVRYYTKGQLSPALDSVAFQTAAGTVVGPFLTQNVYEIAKVIAVKNSADSVNASHILINPATEGGVDKAMAKADSIKNLVQGGASFSALAVEFSADPNSKNNAGEIGTLTRGAFPELDETLFEGKTGDVKVVSTNYGVHIVKINRQIGNSQIAKLAIVDKSINSGKETTDAAYSKANQFYTAANKDNFNDIAKQQNVEILKNDRTVAMDNMLGGVEVPRELIRWAFEAKNGEVSDKVYETTDNFIVARVTNIQPKGIQPLESVKTLIEPVVKNLVKARMLKEKMNNALSGAGNIDQVAQKLGKNVQTVDNVVLANPVIPGVAVENAVVGTVFGLQPNKPSKSIEGKQGIYAVQVAGFVNPKALAGEELTTQQKQITEAKSQRSWGTILKALQDNAKIVDNRIKFY
- the lptC gene encoding LPS export ABC transporter periplasmic protein LptC; protein product: MKISRILPLTIVLLGAILSIACENDTKDIDRLANIKQEEAVDISKDVTVVYSDSAKVKAELKAPEMRVYHDSTGNYEFKKGVLIIFFDDQAKEMQRVTSEYALQKRIEGLTEFRKNVVITKVDGTIIKTEELIYDEKNKKYYGSQPITAEYNDGRTSAQGTSFTADADFNDIRFMNGTAIHIPSADSQLPSFGN
- a CDS encoding DUF6427 family protein, whose translation is MLINQHRTLSGLNVFLVILVGTVLCLGVFYHLPEKLTPVLFEPGLDRLAGIRLGSNFSPSGNVLITLILTLLQAFSLNRVVNHFNLLGKPSFLTSLMFMTLVSLFIPFLVLSPTLICNFITIWMLQKLFNIYKHVDIKGIMFDLGLLVALGSLIYFPFIVMLLLIWSSLVIFRPFYWREWITPLLGVITVYFLLAVAYFWLERMDEFYQIFLPFTYAFPTKLNMDMHDYFVLIPIVISLGGFLFILKDNFFKSVVQIRKSFQLLFIMLLLIFGSFYLNQERSINHFLLCVPPLSIYLAYFFTHAKVKWFYETLYLVILSTIIYFQFF